The proteins below are encoded in one region of Hugenholtzia roseola DSM 9546:
- a CDS encoding universal stress protein, with the protein MEIKKILVPTDFSEQADSALAAAVAIAKKEGAEITLLHVIDVPEAEYAQGGSNIDVFGSAGGGEEEIGVVPQMVQIMKYVREKMQGYKDQYADAKITEKVVFDRVHRHVYKFIEQNQTDLVVMGSVGASGLDEVVVGSNTQRVVRHAQAPVFVVKGNVETLNIKNIVLASDFSDDAAKGIDLLKKFQSVFGATLHLVSVITPNSFEPTPTTKMRMENFAKKHGLSNYTVNSFNFYTEEEGIMSFASDVQADLVGLGTHGRTGFSRFLMGSIAENVMNHSAVSVLTFKLK; encoded by the coding sequence ATGGAAATCAAAAAAATCTTAGTTCCTACCGATTTTTCAGAACAGGCAGATTCAGCGTTGGCGGCTGCCGTTGCGATTGCAAAAAAAGAAGGTGCTGAAATTACGCTCTTACACGTAATCGACGTTCCCGAAGCCGAATACGCACAAGGCGGCTCTAATATCGATGTCTTTGGTAGTGCAGGTGGTGGCGAAGAGGAAATTGGCGTAGTACCGCAGATGGTACAAATTATGAAGTATGTCCGCGAAAAAATGCAGGGCTACAAAGACCAATATGCAGATGCCAAAATTACCGAAAAGGTAGTCTTCGACCGCGTGCATCGCCATGTCTATAAGTTTATCGAGCAAAACCAGACCGATTTGGTAGTGATGGGTTCGGTAGGCGCGTCAGGCTTAGATGAGGTAGTGGTAGGCTCGAACACACAGCGCGTTGTGCGCCATGCCCAAGCTCCCGTTTTTGTTGTGAAGGGCAATGTAGAAACGCTCAATATCAAAAATATCGTATTGGCTTCTGATTTTAGCGATGATGCTGCCAAAGGGATAGATTTGCTCAAAAAGTTTCAGTCTGTTTTTGGTGCAACCTTGCACTTGGTTAGTGTCATTACGCCCAACTCTTTCGAGCCTACGCCCACAACCAAAATGCGCATGGAAAACTTTGCCAAAAAGCACGGACTTTCCAACTATACCGTCAATTCGTTCAATTTTTACACCGAAGAAGAAGGCATTATGTCTTTTGCCAGCGACGTGCAGGCGGATTTAGTAGGCTTAGGCACACATGGCAGAACGGGCTTCTCGCGCTTCTTGATGGGTAGTATTGCCGAAAATGTGATGAATCATTCAGCCGTTTCGGTACTTACCTTCAAATTGAAATAG
- a CDS encoding peptide MFS transporter — translation MAQAKSNIGHPPGLYLLFFTEMWERFSYYGMRALLTLYLTKTAMEGGLGIEKENATLIYGYFTGFVYLTPIIGGWLADKYLGQRPAILIGGVLMMFGQFSLAATPSLGEWATWLGLLLIIIGNGFFKPNISTLVGGLYEQGDPRRDGAFTIFYMGINLGALLAPLICGYFAEDLFAVKDVDANGNSTIVKYAFEYGFLAAGIGMLLGQILFNILAPKYLGDLGKYPVETNKGSGKSDEKDSVVLSKEEKDRVAVILTLTTFTIFFWAGFEQAGSSLTLYTDSYIDRTVFGWTIPTAWFQSVNPLFIVLLGIPIASFWSYLAAKKKDLSIPVKMALGMVLLGIGFFFMVGAVLERGGDGTDPSQKAALIWLIATYFFHTVGELCLSPIGLSMVTRLAPLKYASMLMGVWFLAPFIAQIAGGYIASYVEKLGAFQIFIAIALFSILAGLILFAISRKLVEMMHGRG, via the coding sequence ATGGCACAAGCGAAATCAAACATCGGACATCCCCCAGGGTTATACCTGCTTTTCTTTACCGAAATGTGGGAGCGTTTTAGCTACTATGGCATGCGTGCTTTGCTCACCCTTTATCTGACCAAAACCGCTATGGAAGGCGGCTTAGGTATAGAAAAAGAAAATGCGACACTCATTTACGGCTATTTCACAGGCTTCGTTTATCTAACCCCTATTATTGGCGGCTGGCTCGCTGATAAATATTTAGGACAACGCCCTGCTATCCTTATCGGCGGTGTTTTGATGATGTTTGGACAATTTAGCTTGGCTGCTACGCCTTCTTTGGGTGAGTGGGCTACTTGGCTCGGTTTACTGCTTATTATTATCGGAAATGGCTTCTTCAAACCCAATATTTCTACCTTAGTAGGGGGCTTGTACGAACAAGGCGACCCGCGCCGCGACGGTGCTTTCACCATTTTTTACATGGGTATCAATTTGGGAGCTTTGCTTGCGCCACTTATTTGTGGTTATTTTGCCGAAGACCTCTTTGCCGTTAAAGACGTAGATGCCAACGGCAATAGCACGATTGTAAAATACGCCTTTGAGTATGGATTTTTAGCCGCAGGTATTGGCATGTTGTTGGGTCAGATTTTGTTCAATATTTTAGCTCCTAAATACTTAGGCGATTTAGGCAAATACCCCGTAGAAACGAACAAAGGTTCGGGCAAATCTGACGAAAAAGATAGCGTGGTGCTTTCTAAAGAAGAAAAAGATAGAGTAGCGGTTATTCTTACCCTGACTACTTTTACGATTTTCTTTTGGGCAGGATTCGAGCAGGCTGGTAGCTCACTGACCCTTTACACCGATTCTTATATAGACCGTACTGTCTTCGGTTGGACAATTCCGACGGCTTGGTTTCAGTCTGTCAATCCGCTCTTTATCGTGCTTTTGGGGATTCCGATTGCCTCTTTTTGGTCGTATTTGGCAGCTAAAAAGAAAGACCTTTCTATTCCTGTCAAAATGGCGTTGGGCATGGTGCTTTTGGGCATCGGCTTTTTCTTTATGGTGGGCGCAGTTTTGGAGCGTGGCGGCGACGGCACAGACCCTTCACAAAAAGCAGCTCTTATTTGGCTAATTGCGACTTATTTCTTCCACACCGTAGGCGAACTTTGCCTTTCCCCGATAGGGCTTTCTATGGTTACGCGCCTTGCGCCGCTCAAATATGCCTCTATGCTTATGGGCGTTTGGTTCTTAGCTCCTTTTATTGCCCAAATTGCTGGGGGATATATTGCGAGTTATGTAGAAAAATTAGGTGCTTTTCAAATCTTTATCGCCATTGCGTTGTTCTCTATTTTAGCAGGTCTGATACTGTTTGCCATTTCGCGCAAGCTCGTAGAAATGATGCATGGCAGAGGATAG
- the hisC gene encoding histidinol-phosphate transaminase, with the protein MKKFDLSALIRPHLLALAPYSSARQDFKGVANVFLDANENPYSLPFELGIDEGYNRYPDPLQVALKKKIGKLKGIAPEHIFLGNGSDEPIDLLLRLFCQPQKDEIIITPPTYGMYAVSAAIQEVGIKKAYLKPDFSLDVAEIFRQVSPQTKLIFLCSPNNPTGNLLAKEDILQVLENFEGIVVVDEAYIDFAAADSFLPLLAQYPNLVVLQTFSKAWGLAALRLGMAYASAELITFLNKIKPPYNINLLTQNAVSKALDKENEVRHCIQILVEERKKLENFLYQIKNQTGVIAEVYPSAANFILFKTNPDYFSADTLYQKLTEKGIVVRNRSREPLCQNALRLSVGSVEENRLFCQVLEQLSQ; encoded by the coding sequence ATGAAAAAGTTTGACCTTTCTGCGCTTATTCGCCCTCACCTACTTGCCCTTGCGCCTTATAGTTCAGCGCGTCAGGATTTCAAGGGCGTGGCAAATGTCTTTTTAGATGCCAACGAAAACCCTTATTCATTGCCTTTTGAGTTGGGTATTGATGAAGGTTACAATCGCTACCCCGACCCTTTGCAGGTAGCACTGAAAAAGAAAATTGGCAAGCTCAAAGGCATTGCACCCGAACATATCTTTTTAGGAAATGGCAGCGACGAACCGATAGATTTGCTTTTGCGCCTTTTCTGTCAGCCGCAAAAAGATGAAATCATCATCACGCCGCCCACCTATGGCATGTATGCCGTCAGTGCAGCCATTCAGGAGGTAGGTATTAAGAAAGCATACCTAAAACCCGATTTTTCGCTTGATGTTGCCGAGATTTTCAGACAGGTTTCGCCACAGACTAAGCTCATTTTCCTCTGTTCGCCCAATAATCCCACAGGAAACCTTTTGGCAAAAGAGGATATTTTGCAGGTCTTGGAAAATTTTGAAGGTATTGTGGTGGTAGATGAAGCCTACATAGATTTTGCTGCTGCCGATTCTTTTCTTCCACTTCTTGCCCAATATCCCAATTTGGTAGTGCTGCAAACTTTCTCTAAGGCGTGGGGATTAGCCGCTTTGCGTTTGGGCATGGCGTATGCTTCTGCCGAATTGATTACTTTTTTAAATAAAATAAAGCCCCCTTACAACATCAATCTTCTGACCCAAAACGCCGTCAGCAAGGCATTAGACAAAGAAAATGAGGTGCGCCATTGTATTCAAATTTTGGTAGAGGAGCGAAAAAAATTAGAGAACTTTTTGTATCAAATCAAAAACCAAACAGGAGTAATTGCAGAAGTCTATCCTTCTGCTGCCAATTTTATTCTCTTCAAAACCAATCCCGATTACTTTTCAGCCGATACTTTGTACCAAAAACTCACCGAAAAGGGAATTGTGGTGCGCAATAGAAGTAGAGAGCCTCTCTGCCAAAACGCGCTTCGTTTGAGCGTAGGAAGTGTAGAGGAAAATAGGCTCTTTTGTCAGGTCTTGGAGCAACTTTCGCAATAA
- a CDS encoding M1 family metallopeptidase: MKKKIVRLFSALLLFSFAFELLKAQDYDFSQSSEILGKDNPQRSAYDVLFYDLNLRILPTERKIRGSNLIRYRLLAQVDSLQIDLSPLLEIDSILNQKGEKIAFTRYQTAVKIPLSHTTIGQQSWVQVFYQGSPLVAQNPPWQGGFSWEKDANGNDWIGVSCQGIGAQTWFPCKEVLTDKPDSVRLTFEVPTPLFCVANGNLQAQTELSDGFTRYQWATSYPINTYNITLNVGNYAHFSDYFKNQSGEKLDLDYYVLAYQEKIAKPHFKQVKEMLAIYEKLLGAYPFPKDGFALVETPYLGMEHQSAIAYGNGYQNNRYDFDYIIIHESGHEYFGNSLTATDIGEMWIHEAFTTYLEALFVEEKSGYAQALRYLAGQRVFIKNDAPIVAPLGLRYFSIASTDMYYKGSWFLHTLRHVVDDTPLWKQTLRDFYQTYKHRQVSTAEVIDFFVQKLEKKIAEKQKRANVKAIFEQYLYYAKPPIFQYCIEKVAQKADSISYRLHYRWQTDVPNFEMPLPVLMADQKPLFLDSVTNLWQHYDFSYDLKQATSLAKRNGQPDFFPEIAFFEDKFYILTQMTPLQGAEGEKEAKAVSEKSRDLPAIVPELDFSPKTDTTMSTTIRGKVTFQDLEGGFWGIISHEGKSYKPDQMPAELQKQGLEVEVEAEEIKGFSIFMWGTNIRIISYKIR; this comes from the coding sequence ATGAAAAAAAAAATAGTTCGCCTTTTTTCTGCCTTACTTCTTTTTTCCTTCGCCTTCGAGCTACTCAAAGCACAGGACTATGACTTTTCGCAAAGCTCTGAAATTTTGGGAAAAGACAACCCCCAAAGAAGTGCCTACGACGTACTTTTTTACGATTTAAACCTGCGCATTTTGCCCACCGAGCGCAAAATCAGAGGTTCGAACCTTATCCGCTATCGCTTGCTTGCGCAAGTGGATAGCCTGCAAATAGACCTTTCCCCTTTGCTCGAAATAGATAGCATTTTGAATCAAAAAGGAGAAAAAATTGCCTTTACACGCTACCAAACAGCCGTAAAAATCCCCCTTTCTCACACAACAATCGGGCAACAAAGTTGGGTGCAGGTTTTTTATCAAGGTAGCCCCCTTGTTGCACAAAATCCGCCTTGGCAGGGAGGTTTTTCTTGGGAAAAAGACGCAAACGGAAACGATTGGATTGGCGTGAGCTGTCAGGGAATAGGGGCGCAAACGTGGTTTCCTTGCAAAGAAGTGCTGACGGATAAGCCCGATAGTGTGCGCCTGACTTTTGAAGTGCCTACCCCTCTTTTTTGTGTGGCAAATGGAAACTTGCAAGCCCAAACTGAGCTATCGGACGGCTTTACGCGCTATCAATGGGCGACAAGCTACCCCATCAATACCTACAATATTACGTTGAACGTAGGAAATTATGCTCATTTTTCAGATTACTTTAAAAATCAAAGTGGCGAAAAATTAGATTTAGACTATTACGTACTTGCCTATCAAGAGAAAATAGCCAAACCGCATTTTAAGCAGGTCAAGGAGATGCTTGCCATTTATGAAAAACTTTTAGGCGCGTATCCCTTTCCAAAAGATGGTTTTGCTTTGGTAGAAACGCCCTATTTGGGTATGGAGCATCAATCGGCGATTGCTTATGGCAATGGTTATCAAAATAATAGATACGATTTTGATTATATTATCATACACGAAAGCGGACATGAATATTTTGGCAATAGTCTGACCGCTACCGACATCGGCGAAATGTGGATTCATGAAGCCTTTACTACCTATTTAGAAGCCCTTTTTGTAGAGGAAAAAAGCGGCTATGCACAGGCTTTGCGCTATTTGGCGGGGCAGCGTGTTTTCATAAAAAATGACGCGCCTATTGTTGCACCTTTGGGATTGCGATATTTTAGCATTGCATCTACCGACATGTATTACAAGGGGAGTTGGTTTTTGCATACCCTTCGGCACGTGGTAGATGATACGCCACTTTGGAAGCAAACCCTACGCGATTTTTATCAGACCTATAAACACCGTCAGGTAAGTACTGCGGAAGTAATTGATTTTTTTGTGCAAAAGTTGGAAAAAAAGATAGCAGAAAAACAAAAAAGGGCGAATGTAAAAGCTATTTTTGAGCAATACCTCTACTATGCCAAGCCGCCCATTTTTCAGTATTGTATAGAAAAAGTAGCCCAAAAAGCGGACAGCATTTCCTACCGTTTGCACTACCGTTGGCAGACCGACGTGCCTAATTTTGAGATGCCGCTTCCTGTGCTTATGGCAGACCAAAAGCCACTGTTTCTCGATTCGGTTACAAATTTGTGGCAGCATTATGATTTTAGTTATGATTTAAAACAGGCGACTTCTTTGGCAAAAAGAAACGGACAGCCCGATTTTTTTCCCGAAATTGCTTTTTTTGAAGATAAATTTTATATCTTGACCCAAATGACACCACTTCAAGGGGCAGAGGGCGAAAAAGAAGCGAAAGCGGTTTCGGAAAAAAGCCGCGATTTGCCTGCTATTGTTCCTGAATTAGATTTTTCACCCAAAACAGACACGACCATGAGTACAACCATCAGAGGAAAAGTAACTTTCCAAGACTTAGAAGGCGGCTTCTGGGGTATTATTTCCCATGAGGGGAAATCCTACAAACCCGACCAAATGCCTGCCGAATTACAAAAACAAGGCTTGGAGGTAGAAGTAGAAGCCGAAGAAATTAAAGGCTTTTCTATTTTTATGTGGGGGACGAATATCCGCATCATTTCCTACAAAATACGCTAA